Part of the Acidobacteriota bacterium genome, CCGGCCAGCGGCGCGTCGGGCCTCTTCAAGATCAAGGCCGCTTTCCTCGCCAAATTCGTAAGCTTCCCAGGTAACAACGGGCTGCTCGTCAAAGTTCAGAGTCGGCGGAGGCGACTGTGTCCGCCACTCAAGACCCGGAAGCATCCACGGGTTGTCACCCGCCGGCTTACCGGCAAAGATCGAATGGGTCAGGTAAACGACCGGCATCAGCAGGCCGACACCGAGCACCGAAGCTCCGGCCGTAGAGAAAATATTGAGCACCTGAAACTCGGCCGGATAGGACGCGTAACGCCGCGGCATACCCTGATAACCGAGGATGAACTGCGGGAAGAAGGTCAGGTTGAACCCGACGAAGACAAGCATAGCCGAGACCTTGCCCCAAAACTCCGAGTACATCTTGCCGGTCATTTTCGGCCACCAGTAATGGATACCGGCGAGATATGCGATCACCTGCCCGCCAACCATCACGTAGTGGAAGTGGGCAACGACGAAATAGGTATCGGTAAGGTGGACCGTAAGGCCGACCGAACCGAGAAAGAGTCCCGTAAGCCCGCCGACGAGGAAGAGCCCGAGGAAGCCGATGGCGTAAAGCATTGGCGTATCATACGAGATCGAACCCTTGTACATCGTCGCGGTCCAGTTGAAGACCTTGATCGCCGAAGGCACGGCCACGACCATCGTCAGGAACGAGAACACAAGCCCGGCATAGATCGACTGTCCGCTAACGAACATGTGGTGGCCCCAAACAAGGAAGCCGAAGACAGCGATGGCGATAGACGAAAAGGCGATGAACTCGTAGCCGAAGATCTTTTTCCGCGAGAAACTGGAGATCACCTCAGAGATGACGCCCATTCCCGGCAAGATCATAATATAGACCGCTGGGTGCGAATAGAACCAAAATAGGTGCTGGAACAAGATCGGGTCGCCACCTATGGCGGGGTCGAAAATACCAACCTTTACGACTCTTTCGATAGCGAGTAAAAGTACGGTGATCGCGATGACCGGCGTTCCGAGGATCATCACAAGACTCGTCGCGTAATGTGCCCAAACGAAGAGCGGCAGACGGAACCAGGTCATGCCCGGGGCACGCATCGTGTGGATCGTAACGATGAAGTTAAGGCCCGTCAGGATCGACGAAAACCCGTTGATAAAAATTCCGAGCCCGACCGCCATCACGTACGAATTCGAAAAGGTCGTGCTGTAAGGCGTGTAGAACGTCCAACCGGTATCAACGCCGCCCTGCATCAATGCATATAGCGTCAAAAGGCCGCCGATCCAGTAAAGATAAAGGCTGAGAAGATTGATCCGCGGCAGGGCAAGGTCCTTGGCCCCGATCATTAGCGGCAGCAGGAAGTTTCCAAGCGTTGCCGGGATGGACGGGATCAGGAAGAAGAAGATCATCAAGATCCCGTGCTGGGTAAAGGCCTTGTTATAGGTGGCCGATTGCAAAAGGTCGGAACCCGGCGTC contains:
- the ctaD gene encoding cytochrome c oxidase subunit I; translated protein: MREPKDSYLTNGYSLKSWLLTKDHKRIALMYLISISVFFFMGGLYAAAIRLELLTPGSDLLQSATYNKAFTQHGILMIFFFLIPSIPATLGNFLLPLMIGAKDLALPRINLLSLYLYWIGGLLTLYALMQGGVDTGWTFYTPYSTTFSNSYVMAVGLGIFINGFSSILTGLNFIVTIHTMRAPGMTWFRLPLFVWAHYATSLVMILGTPVIAITVLLLAIERVVKVGIFDPAIGGDPILFQHLFWFYSHPAVYIMILPGMGVISEVISSFSRKKIFGYEFIAFSSIAIAVFGFLVWGHHMFVSGQSIYAGLVFSFLTMVVAVPSAIKVFNWTATMYKGSISYDTPMLYAIGFLGLFLVGGLTGLFLGSVGLTVHLTDTYFVVAHFHYVMVGGQVIAYLAGIHYWWPKMTGKMYSEFWGKVSAMLVFVGFNLTFFPQFILGYQGMPRRYASYPAEFQVLNIFSTAGASVLGVGLLMPVVYLTHSIFAGKPAGDNPWMLPGLEWRTQSPPPTLNFDEQPVVTWEAYEFGEESGLDLEEARRAAGRPSVV